Part of the Cervus elaphus chromosome 18, mCerEla1.1, whole genome shotgun sequence genome is shown below.
cagcttatttaacttatatgcagagtacatcatgagaaacgctgggctggaagaagcacaagctggaatcaagattgccggaagaaatatcaataacctcagatatgcagatgacaccacccttatggctgagagtgaagaggaactaaaaagcctcttgatgaaagtgaaagaggagagtgaaaaagttggcttatagcttaacattcagaaaactaagatgatggcatctggtcccatcacctcatgggaaatagatgaggagacagtggaaacagtgtcaaactttattttttggggctccaaaatcactgcggatggtgactgcagccatgaaattaaaagacgcttactccttggaaggaaagttatgaccaacctagataacatattaaaaagcagagacattactttgccaacaaaggtccgtctggtcaaggctatggtttttacagtggtcaggtatggatgtgagagttggactgtaaagaaagctgagcactgaagaattgatgcttttgaactgtggtgttggagaagactcttgagagtcccttggactgcaaggagatccagccagtccatcctgaaggagatcagtcctgggggttcattggaaggactgatgctgaagctgaaactccagtactttggccacctcatgggaagagttgactcattggaaaagaccctgatgctgggagggactgggggcaggaggagaaggggacgacagaggatgagatggctggatggcatcatcgactcgatgggcatgagtttgagtcaactccgggagttggtgatggacagggaggcctggcatgctgcgattcatggggttgcaaagagtcggacgcgactgagcgactgaactgaactgaactgtctctaTATCTTACCTGTatctatctacacacacacacacactcacacacacaccccacacccacccacctcaTGGCTTGGCAGATAGTAGACCCTCACTCTTTAATAAACTCGCTTCATCTCATTTCTCTAACAGAGTTTTCTACTTTCCTGAAGCCACTGCATCCCTTTCAGCTCTGCCAAGTTAAACCTGTTTTTCCCCCATTCCCTCATGATTTATTTCTAAGACTGCCTTTTGTCTTTACTCTCTCCTGCGTctgtcccttcctttctctctcctctcctttcattTACTTCCCCCCCTTCTTTCTCCTTGCGTCTCATTAAATACTCGAGTGCTAGTCCAGGTGACCATGGTATCCTTGTTATATAAGccatccttcaaaaaaaaaaaaaaaaaaaataagccatcCTTCTTGAGATTTTATGTTAATTCATCATCCTCCCACCTTCGTGGCCTTTCTCAGTCTCCTTGGGTATTGCTCAGGGTGGTTGGTGTTGGGAAGGGGTCTGTCCTTGACCTTTATTGCTTGTTACCCTGTTCTCTTGGTTCTCTTGTAGAGGTAATTTCCCCTCATCTTCATCCCCAGCTCCAGAGGTTGATGAGACCAAACGCCACACCGTAAAGCATTGTTCTGTCAAATGCCagttttcctctcctccccacccccggctcACCACCCAAGCTGAGAAACATTTTTCCATTACTTTTCCACGTGAACACTTGGTTTTAGCAATTATACCATAATTATTCTTCAAGTCCAAACGTCTCCTCTGAGTCTCTTCATCTTATCTGAGAATTGCTAGGCCCTGGAAGTCATCGTATTAAGAGTTAGCTCTTAGCTTCTTGTTTTACTTCTGTCACTAACATCATTTCTcatgaataaataattattaaaatgttaaaaatcaattATGCACTTTCATTAAATTCCTATCGCATTTAGCATATGGAATGTTAGAGTACTCTGTGCTGCAGAGGTGAGTGGACAGGATATAGTATAAGTGTCAAAATacaatgatttttatttatagatCCTTTACCAAATAAACAGTGGTACTTCTGTCTGTAAGTTCTACATAGTGGGAGAGTataactttcattcattcagcaaatattcataGATGTCCAGATATGAGTGGTCACTGGTGCAGAATGGGCAGTAATGATATAGTTGGGCAGTGAATAGGGCAAActattacataaaaattattgGAGACTTTGCGAAGTGCTATAAAGGAATAAACATTgtggaaagaaggggaaagagtgAATAACCAGGGGAGGCTATGAAGAGTCTGCTCATCAGGATAAGCATAGTCCTAAGGAGGTGACCTCTGAGGTAGTACTTGGAAGAACCAGCTATGTGACAAGCTTAAGGAAGAACATTTCAAGCAGATGATGGACCAAGTGCAGTGTCTTAGGTGGAAAAGGCTCTGACAGATTAAACCAGGACCGAGGCCAGTGTGGGTGGTGTGtcatgaaaaagaagaagagTGGTGTGAGAGGGACACGCAGAACCCAGCACTCGCAGGGCTTAAAGCCAGTGGAGCAGTGTTCTTAGTTTCAGGGCAGTGGGAGGCCAGTGAGGGATTTTAAACTGAGGCATGGAATACACTTTAGAGAAGATTGTATGTATGGCTTTGCCTAAGCATATTATTATTATGACAGTGTAAAGTAAGCAGGTATTATTTTTACAGATTTTAAGATACAGCATTTGAGTATAGTTAATTGTGTTTGATATTGCCTCTCAATGTTTTCTATAGCACAGTATTtaattgtattcttttccattaaaatagtctatttacttttaaaaccAGTAGTAAATTTTTTTATTCCTGTGACCAGCACTATACTACCTCATttattaaggaaaaacaaaagagaccacATAAATATCCACAAatgaagaaattttgaaattagACGTTTATTGAAACAAATGAAGACTTTAAGTAGGCTTAGTGAAATTTGActaacagaccaaaaaaaaaaaaaaaactatcttatTAAAACAATTTCCTTCTAGAATCCTGATACTCATAGTCATTAAACACTTTTTTGTGTTCCTCAGCCAGATGTCACTGTCATAAGGCCGTGTTAGATTACAATACCTAATAAAGGTGATTTATATATACTGTGATAAAGCTTGAGCTTTTTGTGAATGCCTGAATGGTTTTAGCAGCCTCTTACATTGCTAAATACCCTTGAACTTGCTCCTTTTTTATATCCTGGTTTATTCCTCAGATGATTATATTTCAGGCCCACATTTTACCTATAAATTTGAGAATTCCTCATCTGATACTCTAATTAAGGAAATATATTATGTGAGCTTGACCTTTTGATTTGTCTCCTATCCTTATTGTCTTTTAGGAGAATGATTAGATGTAGTTTATGTGCTAAGGCCTTAAGTATTTGATTCACCCTAAAGATGGATCAAATTTTTATCCAGTTTAAATATAATTCAGAATGTGCAGAATCATTTTCCTGATTGATCATCAGAGAAATAATTTGCCATCATTTCCTTTCTTCCGCAGTTTACCCTCCTTATTCACTATTACGCGATCTCTTCATGAATAGAAATTTCTCTCTTATTGCCATGGTTTTCAACTTAGAACATTGTAGACTGAGTGCTCATTGGGAAGGGGCAGCTCAGCATCTAACTTTCAGAATCTGTCAGTGTTGGAAGCCGTAAAATCATGGAAAGACTTTTAAGAAGCTATATTTAGTTCAGTTTGAGTCCATCAGGTGACACATTTTGAAATTTGAATATTGGAAAACTGGGAGAGACAAGAGAGAAAGGCTAAAAGATTACAGCTCTATGCAAAAATAATTAAAGGCTGAGGATTTGTTTGTTTCATGCAGAGGCCAAGTGTGACTTAAATGTTTTTGTGAACTTAAATATGTTGAAAAATAATCTTGACAGAATTTCCTTTGTCTCTGAAAAGGTCAGAAGGATAGTGCATTTAAAGAGGCTATGCTTTGGGGTTGTAAGATATGATTTAGGGTTGTAGAATAAGGAAACGTCTGTGGCTATCGTTTATTGACATTTACTGGGGAACAAATCAATAATTAGGCTTTGTGGTCAGCCTCGTGTTAGAAACCTATGGTTAATGGAAAGTTTCTCAATTGGCTCAGGTACCCTGTTTACGACTGTAAATCAATCTTAGCCATCTTATGGCTAAGATGGAATAACTTAGATTCTGATTTGCCTCACACCTGTTATGGTGATCAGCTCGGATTGGTGCTTTACCTGTTCAGAGTCATGTGTGGGTTTGGCCACAATGTTTGTTTGGATATTTCCAAACGGTGATACAGGAAAACctgaaatgaactttttgaccaacccaataggTAGTAATAGCTTTCAGTCACGTTCAGTTCAACTCTTGCTATGACTGTTCAATACTGTTTTAAATATTCTGGTGCTTTACAGCTAAAGTTAAATCTTGTGATCTGCTTCCTTTCCAGCTTCAAATTTGATTTAGTACAGCAGTGGTGAATCAAATAAAAAGAATTCTCATCGTCTGATAATTGCTTATAATAGTAGTCAGTTCATAGTCTTTTTTAATCCACCAGGAGGTAGGTCATGATTGGAAGCTATCTTACAAAACTCCCCATCATGGTGTGGTTGaggcttttctgtctttcttttaatTATGAATTTGGTTTTTTGCGTTATTAATTCTTTGGGTCCCATTGCTTTTTCTGAGCTATCTAATATTGGGAATTCCATCGTTATTTCCATATTTTCAGGTATAATAAACCTTACTAGTACTGTCTTTAATATAATTAAGTGGCTCTTAAAAGCAGAGATGGAATGGGTTAGGGAGGTATGTGTCCTTTCTTCATTTCACCCCAATCCCACCCTTCCAACTGAAATGCTAACACTTGTCTTCTGTATTGTCTACACCTATGTGGGCCTCACCTCTCTATACTGTCTACACCTGTGACAAAAATGCTTTTTGTCTTTGTGTCTCTATACATTCTTTAGTTCTTTAATTATTACGCCTTCCTTCCACCTATTTGAAGACAGTCCATTCTTCACCAATTTATTCATAGCTCCTTTATGCTTACAAGATCCCAAcattatgttttttctttatgtGTGACTTCTgaccctttgttttctttttgttacaTCTaggagactttatttatttgtttatatcacTATGTTAAAAATCTTACGTAAATCTTGATTTGTCAGTTAAGTGTTAATTCCTGTGAAGGCAGGGAGTCTCTCCTTCTTCAGGTATTGTCCATTTACCCAGCGCCATGCACACAAAGGAACTCAGTATTTATTAGTAGTATAGTCGTAGGTGAGAAAAGTGGTGGAGTGTTTTCATCGCATTAAGTAGACTTGGAATTTAAGCATGAGTATTTTTTCTGATTTCCCTTGAGATTAAATTTTGACAATGTAAGAGATATTCTTGAAGAAGAGGTCTGTGTTCAACACTTTACTATTGAAAGGGTGGTTCCATTAAAGGATGCTCAGTTACCTGCAGGTTCTTTGAATAGGAGCATGTGTCTATAATATATGACCCTATAGGattttaaatattgtaattaACAGCTGTTACCAAGCTCTGAAAAATAACATGTGTgtgaagatggaaggaaaattTAGCTTTGAATTATTGAAAAGTCACAAACCAGCATCCCAATGATTGctgttaatatacaaaatataaataataagacaatatttttgtgttttttctattTGAATTGTATTACTTTCAGTTAAGAAATTGGCTCCTGCATGTGGAAATTCAGAAGGCAATGTTAGGTATAAACAGTGAAGCACAATTTATTACAAACAGATCAGAGTTAAGTCTTGTTTCTGTAATGCATTAGCTATTGAATTTGCAGGTGttgcttaacctttctgagcctagTTTCTTCACTTATGAAATGGAGACATTACTAGCCTACCTCAAAAGATTTGAGGAAGGACTGGAAAACATAGTCCTTTTAATGCACCAAACACCCGCAGATTGTCTCTTGGTATTCTTCTTCCCTACCCCCACACTTAGATACATGTTATTTCATTGAAagttttacctattttttttgcCCTCTGATGTATTGGAGACATTTTGATATTTGTAAGAAAGTTACTCTTAATTATGACAGTGATTAAGAGGGACATTAGAATTTGGAAAAAAGGTATTGCTAATAATATGACATGAATATTTTTCaagactttggttttttttttttttttttttggtttgactTCAAAGCAGTAAATTTGAAAAAGTATCAAGATATTTAATattaagcttaaaaaaatacatgaagacTTGTTGCTAGTTTGACGTATTATAAAATCTTTGGAAATCAGTCCAAAGATTTCTAGGTGAATGAGAATATACAATTTTGCCACCTTAACCGAGTACGACGGTATTTCAATAAAACCATTTAGACCAAGATTTTTGTGGAATGGAGCTTTCTGGCTAAAAACCCCTTTTGTTCCAACCCTTTACATAAATGTTTACAAGTATAATGGTCTGCTTTCCTGCCTTAGAGAAATGTATGTGTAAAGTATAGGAGGTTCTTTGTTTGTAGACTGAGGATCTTTCATTCCTTACATAAGTAACAGTTACTATGGTCTGGCAGTGTGGATGGTCTTATTAAAAGGAGGAGGAGATTAGGCTGAAAGTAATCCCAGGGCATATATGAAAAGTTTCCTGTGCCACCCACCCCTCATCTTTGCTTATGTTTCATAGCCTACTTCCTCCAAACATTTTCTGACAAATTGCCATTCTGGtttcttaaaatttatacaaGGAGACTTGGGAGGTATTTAGCCTAGCAACCTCATTTTATAGAATAAACACCTGTAGTGTAGGTTAATTGAGTTGCTCAAGGATTCAAAGCAGATGCACTAAAAGAAGTAAAGATTTAGGCTTCGTCATTAAACTGACACTTTAATATTGTCCCCAAATATGGTAGTTATCTTTGATCTTCTTTGAAACAGGTAGATCGACACTTGAGAAAGCTGGATCAGGAACTGGCTAAATTTAAAATGGAACTGGAAGCTGATAATGCTGGGATTACAGAGATATTAGAGAGGCGTAAGTAAAATTTACAATTTTCCATCACCATTGGACAATACATGTGCACATCACCAAGGAGACACTGGTTCCACAGAGACTTCTCAGATCCTGCTTCTAGGTGGATGGTGGCACCTGGGTGGGATCACTTGGTACCCAGCAGTTGGACTGTTTGGGTTATGGATACTTGGAGAAATTATATATCATCCACTCACTCTGTATGATGATAACAtattaaatcattttctttttttgataatgTACATATGCCAGTAAGATGAATGGTAGGAGCAAAGATTTAAAGAAATGCAACCATCTTAGAAACAAGTCAGTCATCTGGCATTACATGGGTTGTTTAGGCACTTAAATGTTGAGGAAAGTGGTTATTTTTTGTTCTTAAGAACTGCCTTAAAGCTTTGCCTCAATTGTGTTACTAAGAAAGATTTTAATGAGTTCTTCAGCGCCTCCTCTTTTTCTTGAAGAAGGCTTTCCTAAACTTCTCTTCCAGTAAGAAGCCGTTTTCATGTTTCTCTGCAATGCATGTGCACATCACCGAGGAGATGCTGGTTCTGCAGAGACTTCTCAGATCCTGCTCCGTGGTGGAGAGAGGCACCTGGGTGGGATCACTTGGTCCCCAGCAGTTGGACTGTTTGGACTTGATCTCCTGCTGTTATTTACTCTTATCATTCCTAGGGTTTAACTCAGGAGATTTCCCCAAAATGGAGACATGAGCTCTGTTTCTTGAACAAATTTAGCTCTTCCAACCTAAATAGACAGTGTCCATAAAAGCAGATGGTGCCATGGTAAGCCCTGAGTAGGCACTCACTAAATGTTAGTTGAATCAAGTCAGTATTATGGCCGATTTCTAGTATAATTTAACTAAAGGTTCAGGCATCTCTTTTCTTGGTGCATTTCAGTAGCAAGAACATATACCTGTTTCTACACATGGATGAAAGGTTTCTTTAGAGTGTTAGGTTACATATGTCTATTCATATACTCTTTACAGGTCAGCTAGGGCAGCAACCACACATGAATCCATCTTGGTACAATAGTTGCATTTTTATATTCAAAAATAGGTCCATCACTTTAGATGATTATCTAATTTATTTGTGATACTTTCATTCCAGGGGAATCCTATCTGAGGGTGATAAGTATCTTGagacaaaatgttttattttcttgaaatgcTGATAATAGCTGTGAGTAGCAGTAAATCCATGCCTATTCAGTACCTCAGGGAGGTTAATGAAGGAGGTTGTGTCCTCTGTAAGGACACAAACATATGAAAGTCTTCAGATCAAGTTATGAAAACTGCTCCACCCTGTGCCCTGCCATAATTTCATCTGAAGGGACCAAGATAAACTGAGgacatttctttaaaagtattttaaagcttGGAGGTTGAGATTCTATGTATCACTTTTCACAAGCAAAATCCCTAACTTCTTTTAGAAGTCTTTACATTCTATATCATTTTAACTAtcaaagaattttctttcctATAGTAATGTCCCATCGCCTGATACTTTAGGATCTCCCATTAAAAGGTCTTCAACTCAGTTAATGCTAGGTTGTTTTTCAGGTCTCATCAGTGATGAAATAATAACATCCATTCGTCTGCTTATGTGATACCAAATGTGGTGAATTCCTTAACCAGACATTAGCATGCCATGACCCATTTTGTACTTAAAGGTGAATGTTAAAAAATGGATTACTTATTGTTTagaaagaggatgagattggCGCAGGGTAAAATTGGCAGTGATGACCCTCTAATGTGTTTGACTAAAATGGTACAGGCATAGGCATCAGAGCTTGCTGGTCCTCTGCTGGTTAAGGGTCCACAGTCCTGTAGTTGATTGATGTGTAAAGTTCTGTGGTGACATCTCATGGCAGTGTATCTCTGtgcttctctctcattttttgtgtgttttttttttttttaggatctcTGGAATTAGACACTCCTTCACAGCCAGTGAACAATCACCATGCTCACTCACATACTCCAGTGGAGAGTAAGTTTGATTTAGGAGAgctaaaatcttaaaaacaattacaaattCATTGTATCATctatatattctctttcattagCTCTGCACAACCAATTGAGAAACAGATATCCTCCCCTTTCTTTTATCTTGTGAGATACAGTTTTTCATTGCAACTACTGGCAGATTTATCTTCTTCATTTGGGAAGAGCATATTTAATTTGGGAACAGGTAGTCTGTTTTCCCTGGCTTTCTCAAAGGAAGAATGTGTGGTACTAACAGCAGTGTATGCTCTCTAGATACAAATAACCTGACTCTCTCTACGGAGTGTTCTTTTTCATCCTTTCTCAAGCGCTTAGCCTACTGTTGGCTTACAATAAAGTCTCAAATGGTTGAGTTAGTGAGTAAATGAGTGGTTTAGTCAGATGCTAGCTGACTAGATTGACTGTATTGATGCCTTTTTTTGACAAATCAATTTGATACGAAAGAAAGgttgattgaaaaatattttaaattgtaggTAATGTTTTGAAGAAAAGTTCTCTCATGTTATATATGAAACCACTATGCATCATGGCTTACTTCACTGCTTTGCTACTGAAGTTTTTGAAATGTCTGAGCAGTCAGCTGTTAATAAGACATGTGGCACAAAGAGTtctgtttcttttgtcttctcaGAAAACATAGTGTTGTTTTGGTTTATAACCAGATGAATGTATTATGCCTTGCCCATAGttctctaaaatttaaaaacacatgaaTTCTTTATTTATATTCAGAAAGGAAATATAACCCAACCTCTCACCATACGACAACAGATCATTTACCTGAAAAGAAGTTTAAATCTGAAGCTCTTTTATCTACCTTAACATCAGATGCCTCTAAGGAAAATACTCTAGGTAAGTTTATTATCTTAaatgtgattgttttctttttttggtttttattaaaataaagggGAATGACAGCATTTAAGGTTAAttatacagattctttacctgggtAGAGTCTACcataagaagaaagaagaaaaaaatgtgacgtgaaattttaaatttaatgattaTATCTGTGTTGAGAAATAATATGCTTTAAGATTACTAACATTTTGTTCTGTCTAACCATTTTCATTCCTTCTTTAACTCTACACAGGTTGTCGAAATAATAATTCCACGGCCGCTTCCAACAACGCTTACAATGTGAATTCCTCCCAACCTCTGGCATCCTATAATATTGGCTCCTTATCTTCAGGAACTGGTGCAGGGGCAATTACCATGGCAGCAGCTCAAGCAGTTCAAGCTACAGCTcaggtaaaaaagaaaaggtttggAAACAGAATGTTAAGTTTTGTCTGAATCCTTGGCAGACTCTAGTAGAAATAACTTGATGTGAACAAAAAGAGTTTTCTTGCATTgtatagtttcatttttaatccTAGTTTTATGATAGCtgatgtttaaagaaataaatatgcagAAATTTGATagtgaaaactaaaaaatagatTCATACAATCTTGTATAGATCGCTTCTCAGAGTAATTGCTTAGGACACACATTTTCCTGACTTAAGTCACAGCTCCTGCTGGGACAAtactttattctttcttccaGTTCCAGGGCTTTCTCTGTAGCCTCAGAACTTAGGTTGCCTTGAGTTTGTTCACATCTGTGCTGGCTATCTATATTCCAAATTGAGTTACCCATCCTGTAAGTTAACCTCATAACTGGGTAAAAACTGATCCTAAATCTTTATGTAAAATACCTTAAATTACAATGATGAACATAAtggtttaaaacaaaataatattagaTAAGCCAAAATAATGCTGTAAATAgtaagacaaaagaaaatatgcatatttatatgtattaataatatcAGTGACTGCCTTTTTTAAGATGAAAGAGGGACGAAGAACATCAAGTTTAAAGGCCAGTTATGAAGCATTTAAGAATAATGACTTTCAGCTGGGAAAAGAGTTTTCCATGCCCCGGGAAGCCGCTGGCTATCCTTCATCGTCAGCGCTCATGACTACATTAACACAGAACGCCAGCTCATCAACAGCTGACTCAAGGAGTGGGAGAAAGAGCAAGTAAGTTTTATTGTTAGAGTAGTTCATACCTTTACTGAGTGTGCAGACTACCTAGCATCCAGCTGGACTTCCGTGTAGTAAACAGAGGcagcttcccaaatggctcagtggtaaagaatctgcctgccaaacaggagacctgggttcaatccctgggtcgggagaaagatccactggagttgtaaatgcaacccactccagtattcttgcctgggaaatcccgtggacagaggagcctggcagactatagctatggggtcacaaagagtcaggcacgactcagcacacacacacacacacacacacacacacgcagacacacacacacgcacgcacgcacgcatatatatataatgggtcAGGATGAACTCTGGGGAGGTGGGAAGACAACATGACATTTCCTTCACACTGACTTACATTGAAAGAGGTAAAGTCCTTAAAAAGTTCTAAGAAACCTTAATTTTTCTAAAGTCTTAAATTGGGGTTATTAATAGATGACCTCTCATTACTTTCTTTTGTTCATTAAGATAAACCATTTAATGAAACCTTTTCTAACTTGTAACCCCTTATTCCATCATGTGTTTTCTGgtcttcattttaattaaaaacaatttgtCTTTGTCCTTGGTATTATGTCTCCTAAattgaaattatgaaaatattgcTAGATTTTGTAGATATGATTCTTAGCATGATTGTATGAACTTATACATGTGAaaggggcttcgcaggtggcgctagtggtaaagaacctgcctgccagtgcaagagacataagagacgcgtgggttcaatccctggttccagaagatcccctggaggagggcatggctatccactccagtattcttgcctggagaagcccacggacagaggagcctggcgggctacagtccatagggtcataaagaatcagacacgactgaaatgacttagcacacatatgaAAACTT
Proteins encoded:
- the ING3 gene encoding inhibitor of growth protein 3 — encoded protein: MLYLEDYLEMIEQLPMDLRDRFTEMREMDLQVQNAMDQLEQRVSEFFMNAKKNKPEWREEQMASIKKDYYKALEDADEKVQLANQIYDLVDRHLRKLDQELAKFKMELEADNAGITEILERRSLELDTPSQPVNNHHAHSHTPVEKRKYNPTSHHTTTDHLPEKKFKSEALLSTLTSDASKENTLGCRNNNSTAASNNAYNVNSSQPLASYNIGSLSSGTGAGAITMAAAQAVQATAQMKEGRRTSSLKASYEAFKNNDFQLGKEFSMPREAAGYPSSSALMTTLTQNASSSTADSRSGRKSKNNNKSSSQQSSSSSSSSSLSSCSSSSTVVQEISQQTTVVPESDSNSQVDWTYDPNEPRYCICNQVSYGEMVGCDNQDCPIEWFHYGCVGLTEAPKGKWYCPQCTAAMKRRGSRHK